The Triticum aestivum cultivar Chinese Spring chromosome 7B, IWGSC CS RefSeq v2.1, whole genome shotgun sequence genome window below encodes:
- the LOC123155898 gene encoding lysosomal Pro-X carboxypeptidase-like encodes MPHGQGRRRAAEMGASSQLAAIPALLLLLLMASAPAPAAAVSPSKRPTHQPPSFPAGISTLRQRAASSSGGYATAANPYTAHYFPQELDHFTFTPNSSRVFSQKYLLNDTFWRRKPTVEPLFVYMGGEADIEWLATTTGFMFDIAPEFGALIVFIEVPFFATSSAMADTFRFQLIIISSVATPWSKFWLSCCTPFCF; translated from the coding sequence ATGCCACATGGGCAGGGACGCCGGCGAGCTGCAGAAATGGGGGCCTCCTCCCAGCTCGCCGCCATCCCggcgctgctgttgctgctcctcATGGCATCCGCGCCCGCACCGGCAGCAGCAGTGAGCCCCTCCAAGCGCCCCACCCATCAGCCTCCCTCTTTCCCCGCAGGAATCTCTACCCTGCGGCAGCGGGCTGCAAGCTCGAGCGGCGGGTACGCCACTGCGGCGAATCCGTACACGGCGCACTACTTCCCGCAGGAGCTGGACCACTTCACCTTCACGCCCAACTCCTCCCGCGTCTTCTCCCAGAAGTACCTCCTCAACGACACCTTCTGGCGGCGGAAGCCCACCGTCGAGCCGCTGTTCGTGTACATGGGTGGCGAGGCCGACATCGAGTGGTTGGCCACCACCACCGGCTTCATGTTCGACATCGCGCCAGAGTTCGGGGCTCTCATCGTCTTCATCGAGGTACCCTTCTTTGCCACATCCTCCGCCATGGCTGATACTTTCAGGTTTCAGCTAATCATCATATCATCGGTGGCCACGCCTTGGTCCAAATTTTGGTTGTCGTGTTGCAcaccattttgtttctaa